The following are encoded in a window of Bacillus sp. SORGH_AS_0510 genomic DNA:
- a CDS encoding SET domain-containing protein — protein sequence MIEVKTSKLSDGELNRGVFATRDIAKGELIHEAPVLPYPNREHVHIEKTLLADYAFEYGINHSCLLLGYGMLFNHSYQPNADYEINFPNHTFDFYAYRDIKAGEEILINYNGDVDDNEPLWFDKEKADS from the coding sequence ATGATTGAGGTAAAAACATCAAAGCTAAGTGATGGAGAATTAAATAGAGGGGTATTTGCAACCCGTGATATAGCAAAAGGTGAACTGATTCATGAAGCACCGGTTCTTCCCTATCCGAATAGGGAGCATGTTCATATCGAGAAAACCTTGCTTGCAGATTATGCATTTGAGTATGGTATTAACCATTCCTGCTTATTGCTGGGATACGGTATGCTGTTTAACCATTCCTATCAGCCCAATGCCGATTATGAAATTAACTTCCCTAACCACACATTTGATTTCTATGCTTATCGGGATATTAAAGCGGGAGAAGAAATTCTCATCAACTATAATGGCGATGTGGATGACAATGAACCACTTTGGTTCGATAAGGAAAAAGCAGATAGTTAA
- a CDS encoding alpha/beta hydrolase, whose amino-acid sequence MASQESLLVRQFLQMSKAKQSPGANIETARKGLESLSSLTPIAQDISVEKVDIEGIPAEWVTAPNAVDDRVFLYLHGGAYIMGSCNTHRYLASKLSRSTAARVLVPEYRLAPENPYPAAIEDAIRVYRSLLTSGVSPKNIVIGGDSAGGGLTLATLLSLKDANDPLPALAVLLSPWTDMEGTGESMVTRAESDPWLSPDATRLSPKLYIRDLDPRHPLVSPIYADLTGLPPMLVHVGNDEILLSDAARLVDRARAAGVEVDFKIWEDMWHVFQTFAIPEGLQAIDEIGEFVTKHFE is encoded by the coding sequence ATGGCTAGTCAAGAAAGTCTGTTGGTAAGACAATTTTTACAAATGTCAAAGGCAAAACAATCTCCTGGTGCTAATATTGAAACAGCAAGAAAAGGTTTAGAGTCCTTATCTTCTTTAACCCCTATTGCACAGGATATTTCCGTTGAAAAAGTAGACATTGAAGGCATTCCTGCTGAATGGGTAACGGCACCAAATGCGGTGGACGACCGTGTTTTCCTCTATCTTCACGGTGGTGCCTACATAATGGGTAGCTGCAATACACATCGATATTTAGCTTCAAAACTTTCTCGTTCTACTGCCGCACGTGTACTCGTACCTGAATACCGACTTGCTCCTGAAAACCCATATCCGGCTGCAATTGAAGACGCAATCCGTGTCTATCGCTCGCTTCTCACATCAGGCGTTTCTCCGAAAAATATAGTTATTGGCGGTGACTCGGCAGGTGGCGGTCTCACATTAGCAACCCTTCTCTCACTTAAAGACGCAAATGATCCACTACCTGCATTGGCCGTACTCCTATCACCTTGGACAGACATGGAAGGAACGGGTGAATCCATGGTAACTCGGGCTGAATCAGATCCATGGTTATCGCCGGATGCAACACGTCTATCACCTAAATTATATATTCGCGATCTAGACCCTCGTCACCCACTCGTTTCACCAATTTATGCTGACTTAACCGGACTTCCTCCGATGTTAGTGCATGTTGGAAATGATGAAATCCTGTTAAGCGATGCAGCGCGTCTTGTAGACCGGGCACGCGCCGCAGGTGTAGAAGTTGACTTTAAGATATGGGAAGATATGTGGCATGTTTTTCAAACCTTTGCCATCCCTGAAGGCCTGCAGGCAATTGATGAAATAGGTGAATTTGTGACCAAACATTTTGAATAG
- a CDS encoding acyltransferase, translating into MKRQFDIDWIRVLATLAVFIYHCLMFFNPWAWHVKNNITDPTYITSVSLFMSSWLMPIFFVMSGMSSYYALKKRTGKVFIKERLARLGIPLLFGVMILTPPQVYMERISHGQYSGSFFQWYPHYFDGVYLDIGGTGNFAFVGLHLWYLLVLLVFSIATLPLFLKKKPAITRAMKPYQFYLLAIPLMVLSALVDVVRLGGWDISYYLIIFLYGYFICTKESFRKMTQKLLPINLGISIFTTVFFIYGFFSGMSSEHSIVGVLFAAVKALNCWTWVLVIFTLADRYLSFSNKWLTYGSQAAMPFYVLHQPVIVTLGFFVADLEWSIPVKLLLLLVVSFVIIMCIYHFIISKLSILRVLFGIKGSHTHRERRANPDIRING; encoded by the coding sequence ATGAAAAGACAATTTGATATCGATTGGATTCGTGTTCTCGCGACACTTGCAGTTTTTATTTATCATTGTTTGATGTTTTTTAATCCTTGGGCATGGCATGTAAAGAATAATATAACGGACCCAACTTATATTACTTCGGTTTCCTTGTTTATGAGTTCCTGGCTGATGCCGATTTTCTTTGTAATGTCAGGTATGAGTTCCTATTATGCACTTAAAAAAAGAACGGGTAAGGTGTTTATAAAGGAAAGGTTAGCTCGATTAGGGATTCCACTTTTGTTTGGTGTTATGATCCTAACTCCACCCCAAGTGTATATGGAACGCATAAGTCATGGTCAATATTCTGGTTCTTTTTTCCAATGGTACCCACACTATTTTGATGGCGTTTACCTAGATATTGGCGGTACAGGCAATTTTGCGTTTGTTGGCCTACATTTATGGTATTTATTGGTTCTCCTTGTTTTCAGTATAGCGACCCTGCCACTTTTTCTGAAGAAAAAACCAGCCATAACAAGAGCAATGAAACCATACCAGTTTTATCTGTTAGCTATCCCTTTAATGGTTTTATCTGCATTGGTGGATGTGGTCCGCCTAGGTGGATGGGACATTAGTTATTATTTAATCATTTTCTTATACGGTTATTTTATTTGTACGAAAGAATCCTTTAGAAAAATGACTCAAAAACTACTTCCTATTAATCTAGGCATTTCAATCTTTACTACTGTTTTTTTTATTTACGGCTTTTTCTCAGGAATGTCATCCGAACATTCTATAGTCGGTGTGTTATTTGCCGCAGTTAAAGCCCTAAACTGTTGGACTTGGGTGCTTGTCATTTTTACTCTAGCGGATCGATATCTTTCTTTTTCAAATAAGTGGTTGACCTATGGATCACAAGCAGCTATGCCCTTTTATGTTCTCCATCAGCCTGTCATTGTTACGTTAGGATTTTTTGTTGCTGATTTGGAGTGGTCCATTCCAGTTAAACTTCTTTTGTTATTAGTAGTTTCATTTGTTATTATTATGTGCATTTACCATTTTATAATTTCTAAACTTTCCATTTTGCGTGTTTTATTTGGGATTAAAGGAAGTCACACCCATAGGGAACGTAGGGCTAATCCGGATATTAGAATAAATGGATAA
- a CDS encoding YbaK/EbsC family protein: protein MSIESVKNHFKQWNRDVDIMEFESLSATVEQAAETIGVIPARIAKTLSFRGAEEKAILIVAAGDAKVDNKKFRQKFGLKPRMLSPEEVLEQTGHAVGGVCPFGLAKELDVYLDVSMKRFDTLFPACGSTNSAIELTKEELYSYSFAMEWVDVCKGWEEAQDNVNESVTSDVL from the coding sequence ATGTCTATAGAAAGTGTAAAAAATCATTTTAAACAATGGAATCGCGATGTCGATATAATGGAATTTGAGTCCCTTAGTGCTACGGTAGAACAAGCAGCTGAGACAATAGGTGTAATCCCTGCCCGTATAGCCAAAACTTTATCATTTAGAGGTGCAGAGGAAAAGGCCATCCTAATTGTTGCTGCTGGTGATGCCAAGGTTGATAATAAAAAGTTTCGTCAGAAGTTTGGCCTCAAACCCCGAATGCTCTCGCCAGAAGAAGTTCTTGAGCAAACAGGGCATGCCGTTGGAGGGGTCTGCCCGTTTGGTTTAGCAAAAGAGCTGGATGTTTACCTAGATGTTTCAATGAAACGCTTTGACACCCTTTTTCCAGCATGCGGAAGTACTAATTCAGCAATTGAATTAACGAAAGAGGAATTATACAGTTATTCATTTGCTATGGAATGGGTAGATGTTTGTAAGGGCTGGGAAGAAGCACAAGACAATGTAAATGAAAGTGTCACAAGCGATGTCCTATAA
- a CDS encoding zinc-binding dehydrogenase yields MKAIIVPEFGGPEVMRYTDTDIPRVSPSQVLIRVEKTSVNFADVKARYGKKGKGNFPFIPGLDATGVIVEVGSEVSHLHPGNRVIAFPANGSYAEYIVAEGVLTYEIPDSIDFTIAAACPTVSFLSYKLLAEIARMEKGETILIHSAAGGVGTTAIQFAKLLGAGTIIGTVGDESKVSVALKAGADHVICNKNDDFSRVVNELTDGKGVDIVLDSVAGEVTGQSLTCLAPYGRLVQFGNSSGLAGNFKTSDLHASCRSVLGFSLGTTRKKRPESLQSTAKEVLKYIKEGKLKLEIGHHFSLENAIEAHKLIESRLSIGKIILDVRG; encoded by the coding sequence TTGAAGGCTATTATTGTTCCTGAATTTGGCGGACCTGAGGTTATGCGATATACAGATACAGATATACCTAGAGTCAGTCCGAGTCAGGTTTTAATTAGAGTAGAAAAAACAAGTGTTAATTTTGCAGATGTAAAAGCGAGATACGGGAAAAAAGGTAAAGGAAACTTCCCTTTTATTCCAGGCTTGGATGCAACAGGTGTGATTGTGGAAGTTGGTTCGGAAGTGTCCCATTTACATCCCGGAAATAGAGTTATTGCTTTTCCAGCTAATGGTTCTTATGCAGAATATATTGTTGCAGAAGGTGTTCTTACATATGAAATCCCGGATTCGATTGATTTCACTATAGCAGCAGCATGCCCTACTGTTTCTTTTCTTTCCTATAAATTGCTTGCAGAGATAGCTAGAATGGAAAAGGGGGAGACCATTCTTATTCATTCCGCTGCTGGTGGAGTGGGAACTACCGCTATCCAGTTTGCCAAACTGCTCGGCGCTGGTACAATTATTGGTACTGTCGGCGACGAAAGTAAGGTATCTGTTGCCTTAAAGGCTGGTGCTGATCATGTCATATGTAATAAAAATGATGATTTTTCAAGAGTGGTAAATGAATTAACGGATGGAAAAGGAGTAGATATTGTTCTAGATTCTGTCGCAGGTGAGGTCACAGGTCAAAGCTTAACTTGTTTAGCTCCTTATGGCCGTTTGGTCCAGTTTGGCAATTCAAGTGGATTAGCAGGAAACTTTAAAACTAGTGATCTTCACGCTAGCTGCCGTTCGGTGCTTGGCTTTAGTTTAGGTACGACAAGGAAAAAGAGACCAGAAAGCTTACAGTCTACAGCTAAAGAAGTGCTAAAATATATTAAAGAAGGAAAGTTAAAGTTGGAAATTGGCCATCACTTCTCCTTAGAGAATGCTATTGAAGCCCATAAGCTTATAGAGAGTAGATTAAGTATTGGGAAAATTATTTTAGATGTAAGAGGTTAA
- a CDS encoding DMT family transporter — MNLRGTIISYPRAKGIILVVIAATLWGVSGTVAQYLFQQQGFSTSWLVVTRLILSGVGLLFFSYSVGKQDIWSIWKNKQDVLRLIIFGVLGMFGVQYTYFAAIEHGNAATATVLQYLAPVIIAGFLSIRGKKLPSKHEGVAILFALLGTYLLVTKGNIHSLAISLPAFFWGILSAFALAFYTLYPKDLLSKWGSLITVGWGMTVGGIGFSFIHPPWVFQGAWSLTSFVAVVFVVIFGTLIAFFCYMESLKYIQASEASLLACVEPLSAAFLAVAWLQVSLGPAEWIGSFLIITTIFILSVVKRQAS; from the coding sequence ATGAATTTGCGCGGCACCATTATATCCTACCCTAGAGCAAAAGGAATCATACTAGTCGTGATTGCTGCTACACTTTGGGGAGTTTCTGGAACGGTTGCTCAATACTTATTTCAACAACAAGGTTTCAGTACCAGCTGGCTTGTTGTAACACGGTTGATTCTTTCAGGCGTAGGATTACTTTTCTTTTCTTATTCGGTTGGAAAACAAGACATCTGGTCCATTTGGAAAAATAAACAAGATGTTCTTCGTCTGATCATTTTTGGTGTCTTGGGAATGTTTGGGGTGCAGTATACTTATTTTGCTGCTATAGAGCATGGAAATGCTGCCACTGCAACGGTCTTACAGTATCTTGCACCAGTGATTATAGCAGGATTTTTAAGCATTCGTGGGAAAAAACTACCCTCCAAGCATGAAGGGGTTGCGATCCTGTTTGCACTTTTGGGGACTTATCTTCTTGTAACCAAAGGAAATATTCACTCACTTGCCATTTCTCTTCCTGCTTTCTTTTGGGGAATTCTTTCCGCCTTTGCGCTTGCATTTTATACACTTTATCCAAAGGATTTGCTATCTAAATGGGGATCTCTAATCACGGTTGGCTGGGGTATGACAGTCGGCGGAATTGGCTTTAGCTTTATACATCCGCCTTGGGTGTTTCAGGGCGCTTGGAGTCTTACATCCTTCGTAGCAGTGGTATTTGTTGTTATTTTTGGGACATTAATTGCCTTCTTTTGCTACATGGAAAGTTTGAAATACATACAGGCCTCTGAAGCAAGTCTTCTTGCCTGTGTTGAACCTTTGTCTGCTGCCTTTTTAGCGGTTGCCTGGTTGCAGGTTTCCTTGGGGCCAGCAGAATGGATTGGTTCCTTTTTAATCATCACAACGATTTTTATTTTATCAGTAGTAAAAAGGCAAGCATCATAA
- a CDS encoding YebC/PmpR family DNA-binding transcriptional regulator, with the protein MGRKWNNIKEKKASKDANTSRIYAKFGVEIYVAAKQGEPNPESNQTLRFVLERAKTYNVPRHIIDRAIDKAKGGSDEAYTELRYEGFGPNGSMVIVDALTNNVNRTASDVRAAFGKNGGNMGVSGSVAYMFDATAVIGIEGKTSEEVLELLMEADVDVRDIIEEEDSVIVYAEPDQFHAVQEAFKNAGVTEFTVAELTMLAQNEVTLPEDAQAKFEKMIDTLEDLDDVQQVYHNVDLGE; encoded by the coding sequence ATGGGTCGTAAGTGGAACAATATTAAAGAAAAGAAAGCGTCAAAAGATGCAAATACTAGTCGTATTTATGCAAAGTTTGGTGTAGAAATCTATGTAGCGGCGAAGCAAGGTGAGCCAAATCCAGAATCTAATCAAACATTACGATTTGTTCTTGAGCGTGCTAAAACTTACAATGTACCAAGACATATTATCGACCGTGCGATTGATAAAGCAAAAGGCGGTTCAGATGAAGCCTATACTGAACTACGCTACGAAGGCTTTGGTCCAAATGGATCGATGGTTATTGTCGATGCCTTAACAAATAACGTAAACCGTACGGCTTCTGACGTTCGTGCTGCTTTTGGTAAAAACGGCGGAAATATGGGTGTCAGCGGATCTGTTGCATATATGTTTGATGCTACAGCTGTAATTGGTATTGAAGGTAAAACTTCTGAAGAGGTTTTGGAACTTCTAATGGAAGCAGATGTTGATGTTCGTGACATTATTGAAGAAGAAGATTCTGTCATTGTTTATGCTGAACCAGATCAGTTCCATGCTGTTCAAGAAGCATTTAAAAATGCTGGCGTTACTGAATTTACAGTAGCTGAGCTTACCATGCTTGCACAAAACGAAGTAACCCTTCCGGAAGATGCACAAGCAAAGTTTGAAAAAATGATTGATACCCTGGAAGATTTAGACGATGTTCAGCAGGTATATCACAACGTGGACCTAGGAGAATAA
- the ilvA gene encoding threonine ammonia-lyase IlvA, producing MNQQVDKKVFNVEDIIIANHTIKDVISPTPLQYNHLLSERYCCHVYLKREDLQSVRSFKIRGAYNRIKKLSGEDLQNGIICASAGNHAQGVAYSCHLLKINGKIFMPSTTPKQKVNQVKFWGKDSVEIVLVGDTFDDAYEKAMECSRNENRTFIHPFDDYDVIAGQGTVAVELLNDCPDKIDYLFAAIGGGGLLAGVGTYLRHYSPQTQLIGVEPQGAPGMKESILKGEVTKLVEIDPFVDGAAVKTVGSKTFNICKEIVDDITVVPEGKVCTTLLSLYNENAIVVEPTGALSVAALDTYAEQIKGKTVVCIVSGGNNDIGRMQEIKERSKLYEGLQHYFIVQFPQRPGALREFLFDVLGPNDDISHFEYTKKNNRETGPALVGIELKDKEDYFPLIERIKAKGFFYREVNKDSTLFQMLV from the coding sequence ATGAATCAACAGGTCGATAAAAAAGTGTTTAATGTGGAGGATATCATTATTGCCAACCATACCATCAAAGATGTGATTTCACCAACTCCATTGCAATATAATCATTTGCTTTCAGAACGCTATTGCTGCCATGTTTATTTAAAACGAGAGGATTTACAAAGTGTACGATCCTTCAAGATTCGGGGGGCTTATAACCGTATTAAAAAATTAAGTGGTGAAGACCTTCAAAATGGGATCATCTGCGCAAGTGCAGGAAATCATGCGCAGGGTGTTGCTTATTCCTGTCATTTGTTAAAAATCAATGGGAAAATCTTTATGCCGAGTACAACCCCTAAGCAGAAGGTGAATCAGGTTAAGTTTTGGGGTAAAGATAGTGTGGAAATTGTCCTTGTAGGGGATACCTTCGACGATGCTTATGAAAAAGCAATGGAATGCAGTCGGAATGAGAACCGTACATTTATTCACCCTTTTGATGATTATGATGTAATTGCAGGCCAGGGTACCGTTGCTGTCGAATTGTTAAATGATTGTCCTGATAAAATTGATTATCTGTTTGCGGCAATCGGCGGTGGTGGTCTCTTAGCGGGTGTAGGGACATACTTAAGACACTATTCTCCGCAAACACAATTAATTGGTGTTGAACCTCAAGGGGCACCAGGTATGAAGGAGTCCATTTTAAAAGGTGAAGTGACGAAACTTGTGGAAATCGACCCATTTGTGGATGGAGCCGCTGTTAAAACAGTTGGTTCAAAGACCTTTAACATTTGTAAAGAAATTGTGGATGATATTACCGTCGTTCCAGAAGGTAAGGTGTGCACGACTCTTTTATCGCTTTATAATGAAAATGCTATTGTCGTTGAACCGACCGGAGCACTTTCCGTTGCCGCTCTAGATACCTACGCAGAACAAATTAAGGGGAAAACGGTGGTTTGTATTGTCAGTGGTGGAAACAATGATATTGGACGGATGCAGGAGATTAAGGAACGCTCAAAGCTTTATGAAGGACTTCAGCATTATTTTATCGTTCAATTTCCACAGCGACCTGGTGCGTTGCGTGAATTCTTATTTGATGTTTTAGGACCGAATGATGATATTAGCCATTTTGAGTATACGAAAAAGAACAATCGGGAAACGGGACCTGCCTTAGTGGGAATTGAACTAAAGGATAAAGAGGATTACTTCCCATTAATTGAACGAATTAAAGCAAAGGGTTTCTTTTACAGAGAAGTTAATAAAGATAGTACATTGTTTCAGATGCTCGTTTAG
- a CDS encoding gamma carbonic anhydrase family protein, which produces MLITYKGVSPSVHESVFMAPGSYIIGNVQIGKESTVWFNAVLRGDDGTIIVGERCSIQDNSTIHLYEGFPVIIEDDVTVGHNVILHGCKIGKRSIIGMGSTLLDNVEVGEECIIGANTLLAGGIKIPPRSLVLGSPGKVVRELTEKDLQMLQMSSEHYVQKGKEFREILK; this is translated from the coding sequence ATGTTGATTACATACAAGGGAGTTTCACCTTCAGTTCATGAGTCCGTATTTATGGCACCTGGCTCCTATATTATTGGGAATGTTCAAATTGGGAAAGAATCAACGGTTTGGTTTAATGCGGTACTAAGGGGCGATGATGGAACTATTATCGTTGGAGAACGATGTAGTATTCAAGATAACTCAACGATTCATTTATATGAGGGATTTCCTGTCATAATTGAAGATGATGTGACGGTAGGACACAACGTCATTTTACATGGATGTAAAATTGGTAAGAGGTCTATTATCGGAATGGGTTCTACGTTATTGGACAATGTTGAGGTCGGCGAGGAATGTATTATTGGGGCCAATACCTTGCTCGCAGGAGGAATTAAAATACCTCCACGCTCCCTCGTTCTTGGTTCGCCAGGTAAAGTCGTCCGAGAGCTGACAGAAAAGGACCTGCAGATGCTGCAAATGTCCAGTGAACACTATGTACAGAAGGGAAAAGAGTTTAGGGAAATACTTAAATAA